Proteins from one Fusobacterium periodonticum 1_1_41FAA genomic window:
- a CDS encoding beta-ketoacyl-ACP synthase III, whose translation MQSIGIKGVGYYAPENVFTNFDFEKIIDTSDEWIRTRTGITERRFATKEQATSDLACEASLKAIESAKIKKEDIDLIILATVTPDYLAQGAACIVQHKLGLSNIPCFDLNAACTGFIYGLEVGYSMVKSGLYKNVLVIGAETLSRIIDMQNRNTCVLFGDGAAAAVVGEVEEGYGFLGFSIGAEGEDDMILKIPAGGSKKPNDDETIKNRENFVVMKGQDVFKFAVNILPKVTLDALEKAKLDVSELSMVFPHQANSRIIESAAKRMKFPIEKFYMNLSRYGNTSSASVGLALGEAVEKGLVKKGDNVALTGFGGGLTYGSAIIKWAF comes from the coding sequence ATGCAAAGTATTGGAATAAAAGGTGTAGGGTACTATGCCCCAGAAAATGTATTTACAAACTTTGATTTTGAAAAAATTATAGATACTAGTGATGAGTGGATTAGAACTAGAACAGGAATAACTGAAAGAAGATTTGCTACTAAAGAACAAGCAACTTCTGATTTAGCTTGTGAAGCTTCTTTAAAAGCCATAGAAAGTGCTAAAATTAAAAAAGAGGATATAGATTTAATTATCCTAGCAACAGTTACTCCTGATTATTTAGCTCAAGGAGCTGCTTGTATAGTACAACATAAATTAGGTTTATCAAATATTCCTTGTTTTGACTTAAATGCAGCTTGTACAGGTTTTATTTATGGACTAGAAGTTGGATATTCAATGGTTAAATCAGGTTTATATAAAAATGTACTTGTTATCGGTGCAGAAACTTTATCAAGAATAATAGATATGCAAAATAGAAATACTTGTGTACTTTTTGGAGATGGAGCTGCTGCTGCAGTAGTTGGAGAAGTTGAAGAAGGTTACGGTTTCTTAGGTTTCTCAATAGGAGCTGAAGGTGAAGATGATATGATCCTTAAGATCCCTGCTGGAGGAAGTAAAAAACCTAATGATGATGAAACTATAAAAAATAGAGAAAATTTCGTTGTTATGAAGGGACAAGATGTATTTAAATTTGCTGTAAATATTTTACCTAAGGTAACTTTAGATGCTTTAGAAAAAGCTAAATTAGATGTTAGTGAATTATCTATGGTGTTCCCACATCAAGCAAATTCAAGAATTATAGAATCAGCTGCAAAAAGAATGAAATTCCCTATTGAAAAGTTCTATATGAACTTAAGTAGATATGGAAATACTTCATCTGCTTCAGTTGGTTTAGCTTTAGGTGAAGCTGTAGAAAAAGGACTAGTAAAAAAAGGTGACAATGTTGCTCTAACTGGTTTTGGTGGTGGATTAACTTACGGCTCAGCTATTATAAAATGGGCTTTTTAG
- the plsX gene encoding phosphate acyltransferase PlsX — MKIALDAMSGDFAPISTVKGAVEALNEIENLEVILVGKESIIKEELKKYKYDTKRIEIKNANEIIEMTDDPVKAVREKKDSSMNVCIDLVKDKIAQASVSCGNTGALLASSQLKLKRIKGVLRPAIAVLFPNKKDQGTLFLDLGANSDSKPEFLNQFATMGSKYMEIFLNKKNPKVALLNIGEEETKGNELTRETYILLKQNKDIDFQGNIESTKIMDGEVDVVVTDGYTGNVLLKTSEGVGKFIFHVVKESVMESWISKIGALLMKGAIKKVKKKTEASEYGGAIFLGLSELSLKAHGNSDSRAIMNALKVASKFIELNFIEELRKTMEVE; from the coding sequence ATGAAGATAGCCTTAGATGCTATGAGTGGGGATTTTGCTCCTATATCAACTGTAAAGGGAGCTGTTGAAGCTCTTAATGAAATTGAAAACCTTGAAGTTATTTTAGTTGGAAAGGAGAGTATCATAAAGGAAGAATTAAAAAAATATAAATATGATACTAAACGGATTGAAATTAAAAATGCTAATGAAATTATAGAAATGACAGATGATCCTGTTAAAGCAGTGAGAGAGAAAAAGGATTCATCTATGAATGTCTGTATAGATTTAGTAAAAGACAAAATAGCTCAAGCTTCTGTTTCTTGTGGAAACACAGGGGCATTATTAGCAAGTAGTCAATTAAAATTAAAAAGAATTAAAGGAGTTTTAAGACCAGCAATAGCAGTCTTATTTCCTAACAAAAAAGATCAAGGAACTTTATTTTTAGATTTAGGTGCTAATTCTGATTCTAAACCAGAATTTTTAAATCAATTTGCTACTATGGGGTCAAAATACATGGAAATATTTTTAAATAAGAAAAATCCAAAAGTAGCTCTTTTGAATATTGGTGAAGAAGAAACAAAAGGAAATGAACTTACAAGAGAAACTTACATTCTCTTAAAACAAAATAAAGATATTGATTTTCAAGGAAATATTGAAAGTACAAAAATAATGGATGGAGAAGTAGATGTAGTTGTAACAGATGGTTATACAGGAAATGTACTTCTTAAAACATCTGAAGGTGTTGGAAAATTTATTTTCCATGTAGTTAAAGAATCTGTAATGGAAAGTTGGATTTCTAAAATAGGAGCTCTATTGATGAAAGGAGCTATAAAAAAAGTTAAAAAGAAAACTGAAGCTTCTGAATATGGTGGAGCAATATTTTTAGGATTAAGTGAGCTTTCTTTGAAAGCACATGGAAATTCTGATAGTAGGGCTATAATGAACGCTTTAAAAGTGGCTAGTAAATTTATAGAACTAAATTTTATTGAAGAATTAAGAAAGACTATGGAGGTAGAATAA
- the efp gene encoding elongation factor P, producing the protein MKIAQELRAGSTIKIGNDPFVVLKAEYNKSGRNAAVVKFKMKNLISGNISDAVYKADDKMDDIKLDKVKAIYSYQNGDSYIFSNPETWEEIELKGEDLGDALNYLEEEMPLDVVYYESTAVAVELPTFVEREVTYTEPGLRGDTSGKVMKPARINTGFEVQVPLFVEQGEWIKIDTRTNEYVERVKK; encoded by the coding sequence ATGAAAATTGCACAAGAATTAAGAGCGGGAAGTACAATTAAAATTGGAAACGACCCATTTGTAGTATTAAAGGCTGAATATAACAAATCAGGAAGAAATGCTGCTGTTGTTAAGTTTAAAATGAAAAACTTAATATCTGGAAACATATCAGATGCTGTTTATAAAGCAGACGATAAAATGGATGACATCAAATTAGATAAGGTAAAAGCTATCTATTCTTATCAAAATGGAGATTCTTATATATTCTCTAATCCAGAAACTTGGGAAGAAATTGAATTAAAAGGTGAAGATTTAGGAGATGCTTTAAACTATCTTGAAGAAGAAATGCCTTTAGATGTTGTTTACTATGAATCAACAGCTGTTGCAGTTGAATTACCTACTTTCGTTGAAAGAGAAGTAACTTATACTGAACCAGGATTAAGAGGAGATACTTCAGGAAAAGTTATGAAACCTGCTAGAATCAACACAGGATTTGAAGTTCAAGTTCCTTTATTCGTTGAACAAGGTGAATGGATTAAAATAGACACAAGAACTAACGAATATGTTGAAAGAGTAAAAAAATAA
- the earP gene encoding elongation factor P maturation arginine rhamnosyltransferase EarP — protein sequence MLIDNIDIFCEVIDNYGDVGVAYRLARELKRIYPNKRLRFIINKTEELNLIKKTDDITVIDYKDINKIESPADLIIETFACNIPEIYMDKALKSSKLMINLEYFSSEDWVDDFHLQESFLGGNLKKYFFIPGLSEKSGGVILDKEFLDRKNKVQENREYYLKQFNIDEKYDLIISVFSYEKNFDNFLKTLQKLDKKVLLLLLSEKTQKNFIKYFDNNDYYDKIKAVKLPFFTYDKYEELLALCDVNLVRGEDSFVRALLLGKPFLWHIYPQDENTHIIKLESFLEKYCPNNKELRETFINYNINKDHFSYFFKNLDEIKKYNEKYSDYLIENCNLIDKLINFIEKI from the coding sequence ATGCTAATAGATAATATAGATATTTTTTGTGAAGTAATCGATAATTATGGGGATGTAGGTGTAGCTTATAGATTGGCTAGAGAGCTTAAAAGAATCTATCCAAATAAAAGATTAAGATTTATTATTAATAAAACTGAAGAATTAAATCTTATAAAAAAAACTGATGATATTACTGTAATAGATTATAAAGACATTAATAAAATAGAATCTCCTGCTGATTTGATTATAGAAACTTTTGCCTGTAATATCCCTGAAATATATATGGATAAAGCTTTAAAGAGTTCTAAGCTTATGATTAATTTAGAATATTTCTCTTCAGAAGATTGGGTAGATGACTTTCATCTTCAAGAATCATTTTTAGGTGGAAATCTAAAAAAATATTTCTTCATACCAGGACTTTCTGAAAAAAGTGGTGGTGTAATTCTAGATAAAGAATTCCTGGATAGAAAAAATAAAGTTCAAGAAAATAGAGAATATTATTTAAAACAATTTAATATTGATGAAAAATATGATTTGATTATTTCAGTTTTCTCTTACGAAAAGAACTTTGATAATTTTTTAAAAACTTTGCAAAAGCTAGATAAAAAAGTACTTTTATTATTATTAAGTGAAAAAACTCAAAAAAATTTCATAAAATATTTTGATAATAACGATTATTATGATAAAATAAAAGCCGTGAAATTACCTTTTTTTACATATGATAAATATGAAGAGCTTTTAGCACTCTGTGATGTTAATCTAGTAAGAGGTGAAGACAGCTTTGTGAGAGCTTTACTTTTAGGTAAACCTTTCCTGTGGCACATCTATCCTCAAGATGAAAACACACATATTATAAAGTTAGAAAGTTTTTTAGAAAAGTATTGTCCTAATAATAAAGAGTTGAGAGAAACTTTTATTAATTACAATATAAATAAAGATCATTTTTCATATTTTTTTAAAAATCTTGATGAGATAAAAAAATATAATGAAAAATATAGTGATTATTTGATAGAAAATTGTAATTTAATAGATAAATTAATAAATTTTATTGAAAAAATATAG
- the fabD gene encoding ACP S-malonyltransferase: MGKIAFVYPGQGTQFVGMGKELYENNLKAKELFDKIFSSLDIDLKKVMFEGPEDLLKRTDYTQPAIVSLSLVLTELLKETGVKPDYVAGHSVGEFAAFGGANYLSVEDAVKLVAARGRIMKEVAEKVNGSMAAVLGMDAEKIKEVLKSVDGVVEAVNFNEPNQTVIAGEKEAIEKACVALKDAGAKRALPLAVSGPFHSSLMKEAGEQLKVEAQNYNFNIADVKIVANTTAELLETDAEVKEEIYKQSFGPVKWVDTINKLKALGVTKIYEIGPGKVLAGLIKKIDKEIEVENIEII, translated from the coding sequence ATGGGGAAAATTGCTTTTGTTTATCCAGGTCAAGGAACTCAATTTGTTGGTATGGGTAAAGAATTATATGAAAATAATCTTAAAGCAAAAGAACTATTTGATAAAATTTTCTCTTCTTTAGACATAGACTTGAAAAAAGTTATGTTTGAAGGTCCAGAAGATTTATTAAAGAGAACAGATTATACTCAACCAGCAATAGTTAGCTTAAGTTTAGTTTTAACTGAACTTTTAAAAGAAACAGGAGTAAAACCTGACTATGTTGCAGGACATTCTGTTGGGGAATTTGCTGCTTTTGGAGGAGCTAATTATCTTTCTGTAGAAGATGCAGTTAAACTTGTTGCTGCAAGAGGAAGAATAATGAAAGAAGTTGCTGAAAAAGTAAATGGAAGTATGGCAGCTGTTCTAGGTATGGATGCTGAAAAGATAAAAGAAGTTTTAAAGTCAGTTGATGGAGTTGTTGAAGCAGTAAACTTCAATGAACCTAATCAAACTGTTATTGCTGGTGAAAAAGAAGCTATAGAAAAAGCTTGTGTCGCTTTAAAAGATGCAGGAGCTAAAAGAGCTTTACCACTTGCAGTATCAGGACCTTTTCACTCATCACTTATGAAAGAAGCTGGAGAACAATTAAAAGTTGAAGCTCAAAATTATAACTTCAATATAGCTGATGTTAAAATAGTTGCAAATACTACTGCTGAACTTTTAGAAACTGATGCTGAAGTAAAAGAAGAAATTTATAAACAAAGTTTTGGACCTGTTAAATGGGTGGATACTATTAATAAGTTAAAAGCTTTAGGAGTTACTAAAATTTACGAGATTGGCCCTGGTAAAGTTTTAGCTGGACTTATTAAAAAAATTGATAAAGAAATTGAAGTAGAAAATATTGAAATAATTTAA
- a CDS encoding pseudouridine synthase: MRLDRFLVECGIGSRKEVKKIISANEIKVNGSYDISAKDNINEYSDVIEYNGERLEYKKFRYYIMNKKAGYITATEDIREATVMDLLPEWVIRKDLAPVGRLDKDTEGLLLLTNDGKLNHRLLSPKNHVDKTYYVEIENNISQEDVLKLEEGVDIGNYITLPAKVEKISDTKIYLTIKEGKFHQVKKMLEAVNNKVTYLQRTTFAKLSLADLALGEVKEVNLEDII, from the coding sequence ATGAGATTAGACAGATTTTTAGTTGAATGTGGTATAGGAAGTAGAAAAGAAGTTAAAAAAATAATTTCTGCAAATGAAATTAAGGTCAATGGCTCTTATGATATTTCAGCTAAGGATAATATAAATGAATATTCTGATGTAATAGAATATAATGGTGAAAGATTAGAGTATAAAAAATTCAGATATTATATTATGAATAAAAAAGCTGGTTATATAACTGCCACTGAAGATATAAGAGAAGCAACTGTTATGGACTTACTTCCTGAATGGGTTATAAGAAAAGATCTAGCTCCTGTTGGAAGACTAGATAAAGATACTGAAGGTTTACTTCTACTTACAAATGATGGAAAACTTAATCATAGATTACTTTCTCCTAAAAATCATGTAGATAAGACTTATTATGTAGAAATAGAAAATAATATTTCACAAGAAGATGTTTTAAAACTGGAAGAAGGAGTAGATATAGGAAACTATATCACTCTTCCAGCTAAAGTTGAAAAAATATCTGATACTAAAATTTACTTGACAATTAAAGAAGGAAAATTTCATCAAGTAAAAAAAATGTTAGAAGCTGTAAATAATAAAGTTACTTATTTACAAAGAACTACTTTTGCTAAATTGAGTTTAGCTGATTTAGCCTTAGGAGAAGTAAAAGAAGTTAATTTAGAGGATATTATTTAG